The following nucleotide sequence is from Devosia salina.
GTTGAGGTCAAATGGGCGCTCCAGGGCCGAAAGGATGGCCCGGCCCAGGCGCAGAGCGTCTTCGACAGAACGGATATCGACCTGCACGATTGAGAACTCGTCACCTCCCAGCCTGGCGACGGTGTCCACTTCGCTCACCAGTTTTTCCACGCGTCCAGCCACCTGCCGGAGGAGTTCATCCCCCGCCGGATGACCCAAGCCGTCATTGACGGCCTTGAAGCGGTCCAAATCGATTGCGTGCAGGGCAAGTGGCGACTGGAGGCGCCTGCTATTGACGATTGCGCGCTGCAGGCGCTCTTCAAACAACGCCCGGTTTGCGACACGCGTCAGCGGATCGTGAAAAGCCAGGAAGTGTGCCTCTGCTTGGCTAACCCTCAGTCGTGCAGCGGTAAGGCTCAGGCGCCGTAACAAAGCTATCACAACCAAGAACACTGAGACTGCCGACAAGGCAATGGTCGGCGCGGTATCTGAAACCAGTTGAGTGGCAGGACGAAATGGGTCCCAGCTGAAATAGCCCAGAACCTGACCACCACTGCTCAGGACCGGCAGCGAAGCTTTGGCCGGATCGGCGGCGAGGTCCGTATCGAACCGCAGCCCTGCCAGATTGTAGTTCTCGGAGATTGCTGCACTTACGGTCTGGTCGATCAGCCGAACTGAGACGTGTATGTATTCGGAGCCGGACAATTGGCTTAGCTCGGCGCTGTCGTCCGGGACCACAGGGCGTACGCTGACGATTCCCACGGCGCCATCGCCAAGCACCATACGCTCAAGAATCCCAGAGCCTGCAATAGCATCGGTGGAGTCCGTTCCCAAAGGCGCAAGGCTGGCGATCTGCCGCCGGAGCTCATCCACCAAAGGTTGGACAACGGGCTTGTCGCGTTCATAGGCCTGCGCGGGCTGTACCAATCCTTCGTGAGCGGCCCGCACCAGGTTGTCGGCCGGGTCCAGCACATAGACGCGATTGTGGCCGAAATAGCTGCTCATCCAGTCGACAAGATTGTCGGCGATCCACTCCTGATTTCCCGAGGTCAGGTTGAGCACGGCGTCGTTCCAGACGGCGGAGCTGTCCTGTTCTATCGGTATCCTCGCCTCTATCTCTGCCAGTCCTCTAACGAGGGCGCGTGC
It contains:
- a CDS encoding bifunctional diguanylate cyclase/phosphodiesterase is translated as MTSLSFPNRLILLVFGLLIVLLSLVGGVGWWAVTRIDEGAQERQARALVRGLAEIEARIPIEQDSSAVWNDAVLNLTSGNQEWIADNLVDWMSSYFGHNRVYVLDPADNLVRAAHEGLVQPAQAYERDKPVVQPLVDELRRQIASLAPLGTDSTDAIAGSGILERMVLGDGAVGIVSVRPVVPDDSAELSQLSGSEYIHVSVRLIDQTVSAAISENYNLAGLRFDTDLAADPAKASLPVLSSGGQVLGYFSWDPFRPATQLVSDTAPTIALSAVSVFLVVIALLRRLSLTAARLRVSQAEAHFLAFHDPLTRVANRALFEERLQRAIVNSRRLQSPLALHAIDLDRFKAVNDGLGHPAGDELLRQVAGRVEKLVSEVDTVARLGGDEFSIVQVDIRSVEDALRLGRAILSALERPFDLNGQEVSISGSVGIVYSSDAKQDAVDLVRQADVALYEAKTSGRARYEVYAGELDQAVQQRRALEHELRHALNASEGLELVYQPIFEARSGALLGCEALVRWNHPTKGRMPPDAFISLAEERGLINQLGLWVLRRAAEYVRASEVPWVAVNVSPVQFQNQDFAASVLNVLDEVGLSPRRLELEITEGLLLQNSEHVQQTLRHLRASGIRVALDDFGTGYSSISYLRTYGVDKLKIDKSFVSQLGRDDEIDGIVKSIIDLARAMRMKVTAEGVETQEQRVMLENLGCGELQGYLLSRPLTPERLIGLCIPQALGKKVG